GCTCGGCCGGTCGCGTGGAGCCCGACGAGGTTACGGGTCGGCTTTCGAGGGGGTCAAGGGACGCGCAGCCACGTCAGCGCACGATCGACCGCATCCTCCCACCTCGCCTCGGTCTCGGGGCGCATGGCTCGCGCCACGAAGTCGGCACCGAGCCGCGCCTCCAACCGCGCCAGAAGCGTTCGATGCTCCGCCTTCTCGGCCGGCGTGAGCGGCAGCGCGAGTGTCGCGCGCGCCGCACCCGCCACCCCGAGCCACTCTGCAGCACGCTCCGGTTCGTCGCGCCCTTCCGCCAGCTCCGCGACCCCCTCGAGCGCATAGACCCCCTCGCGCGGCGCCCCGAGTGCTCGGGCGTGCTCGAGCGCTTCGGCGAAGCGCGCTTCGGCCTGGCGCAGATCGCCGAGCCGCAGCGCGACCATGGCGTAGTCCGAAAGCGCGAGCGCCAGCGATCGCGCATCGCCGGTCGAGCGCAGCGCCGCGATCGCCTGCTCGTAGAGCGGTGCGGCGCCGGCCGGATCGCCGCCTCTAAGCGTGGCATCGCCCATGTTGTGGAGCGCGAGTGCGGCGCCGTGCGCCTCGCCGAGTTCCCGATAGAGCGCAAGGCTCGCCGCGGCGCGGTCGCGCGCGACCTCCATCTCGCCGGCGTAGGTCGCGATCACCGCGAGCGCGCTCTGGCAGCGCGCCTCTC
This region of Candidatus Eisenbacteria bacterium genomic DNA includes:
- a CDS encoding tetratricopeptide repeat protein; protein product: ALTAPADRARSPERANALVRAGGFALYEGDAAAARPLVEESLAISHALGDRRGEARCQSALAVIATYAGEMEVARDRAAASLALYRELGEAHGAALALHNMGDATLRGGDPAGAAPLYEQAIAALRSTGDARSLALALSDYAMVALRLGDLRQAEARFAEALEHARALGAPREGVYALEGVAELAEGRDEPERAAEWLGVAGAARATLALPLTPAEKAEHRTLLARLEARLGADFVARAMRPETEARWEDAVDRALTWLRVP